A single region of the Fimbriimonadaceae bacterium genome encodes:
- the pilO gene encoding type 4a pilus biogenesis protein PilO gives MATNAQKIKTANTVMIVAGVAMLGIFLYDNFAPRPTEAMKQSARNSSIATINGEKHTSLELEKKERAYAQTKVWSEEVEQIGPKVLDRATAIARENGLAIKAFRPQRTVEDGKLLRVPFLVTLDGSYPQVASFLRSIENAEGKVAVTMVQLSSSDGVSDTVSATIGLMALRDMAKPEPEKKDGEKPPAATTAQVSGDSHA, from the coding sequence ATGGCCACGAACGCTCAGAAGATCAAGACAGCAAATACTGTGATGATCGTGGCTGGGGTCGCGATGCTTGGCATCTTCCTTTACGACAACTTTGCACCAAGACCCACGGAAGCGATGAAGCAGAGCGCTCGAAACAGCAGCATCGCGACAATCAATGGCGAGAAGCATACGAGCCTTGAGCTTGAGAAGAAGGAGCGAGCCTACGCTCAAACGAAGGTGTGGTCGGAAGAGGTCGAGCAGATCGGACCCAAGGTGCTTGATCGGGCAACGGCGATCGCTCGTGAGAACGGTTTGGCGATCAAAGCGTTTCGCCCTCAGCGAACCGTTGAAGACGGGAAGCTTTTGCGCGTTCCGTTCCTTGTCACGCTTGATGGCTCTTATCCTCAGGTCGCCTCGTTCCTGCGCTCTATCGAAAATGCGGAGGGCAAAGTAGCCGTGACGATGGTGCAGCTCTCTTCGTCGGACGGTGTGAGTGATACGGTTTCAGCAACGATTGGATTGATGGCGCTTCGGGACATGGCCAAGCCCGAACCCGAGAAGAAAGACGGGGAAAAACCCCCAGCGGCAACGACCGCACAAGTTTCAGGAGACTCTCATGCTTAA